A genome region from Hevea brasiliensis isolate MT/VB/25A 57/8 chromosome 7, ASM3005281v1, whole genome shotgun sequence includes the following:
- the LOC110638144 gene encoding uncharacterized protein LOC110638144 isoform X1, with amino-acid sequence MQTKKRIAGRTTSRELISSRISRTQKKAPDNVQANQKKVTEIITSSARKQKCAGSLQKKNEEPVAATKLNTTYSSGHNETSNAASLCDHEGCNEEPCIFSPAFRVSKIAGGEIANGVNFITLFRSGDQKLHQEGRTCYSEVDMQDCHVTQNNLESTSGDDEKETCPNYIGDDPNTSSTMFSVDTNTVNSPSNVDSEGAGLSSEVSAIYLAMKNSKLECVDEYDQDCMSTKEDDDYEEYDDFDPYLFIKNLPELSSVVPTFRPMLLPKQTRSCPPITLVLDLDETLVHSTLELCDDADFTFPVNFNLQEHTVYVRCRPYLKDFMEKVSTLFEIIIFTASQSIYAEQLLNVLDPKRKIFRHRVYRESCVFVEGNYLKDLSVLGRDLAHVVIIDNSPQAFGFQVDNGIPIQSWFDDRSDKELLLLIPFLESLVGVEDVRPLIVKKYNLRGKIAAAAYPSLNSNRGDPLER; translated from the exons ATGCAAACCAAGAAAAGAATTGCTGGAAGGACTACTTCAAGAGAACTCATCAGTTCCAGGATTTCAAGAACTCAGAAGAAAGCTCCTGATAATGTACAAGCTAACCAAAAGAAAGTCACTGAGATAATTACATCTTCAGCTAGAAAGCAGAAATGTG CAGGTAGTCTTCAAAAGAAAAATGAGGAGCCTGTTGCTGCTACAAAATTGAATACTACATACAGCTCAGGGCATAATGAGACATCTAATGCTGCGTCTTTGTGTGATCATGAG GGTTGTAATGAGGAACCTTGTATATTCTCTCCTGCTTTTCGCGTATCTAAAATTGCTGGAGGGGAAATTGCCAATGGAG TCAATTTCATTACATTGTTTCGAAGTGGGGACCAGAAATTACACCAGGAGGGTAGAACATGCTACTCAGAAGTTGATATGCAGGATTGCCATGTTACTCAAAACAATTTAGAATCTACTTCAGGAGACGATGAAAAGGAGACATGCCCTAATTACATAGGAGATGATCCAAACACATCATCCACAATGTTTTCTGTAGATACAAATACTGTGAATTCTCCTTCTAATGTAGATTCAGAAGGAGCTGGCCTTTCGTCTGAAGTGTCAGCTATATATCTTGCTATGAAGAACTCAAAATTGGAATGTGTTGATGAGTATGATCAAGATTGCATGTCAACTAAGGAGGATGATGATTATGAGGAATATGATGATTTTGATCCATACTTATTCATAAAGAACTTGCCTGAGTTGTCATCAGTTGTTCCCACATTTCGGCCAATGCTGCTACCTAAACAAACACGAAGTTGCCCTCCTATTACTCTTGTTTTGGACTTGGATG AGACTTTGGTGCACTCCACACTAGAACTTTGTGATGATGCAGACTTCACATTTCCTGTGAACTTTAACCTTCAGGAGCATACAGTCTATGTTCGATGTCGTCCTTACCTCAAAGATTTTATGGAGAAAGTTTCCACACTTTTTGAGATCATTATATTTACAGCTAGTCAAAGTATTTATGCAGAGCAGCTTCTAAATGTGCTTGATCCAAAGAGGAAGATATTCCGCCATCGTGTTTACCGTGAATCTTGTGTTTTTGTGGAGGGGAATTACCTCAAGGATTTGTCAGTTCTTGGCCGCGATTTGGCACATGTTGTTATAATTGACAATTCTCCTCAG gCATTTGGGTTCCAAGTGGACAATGGTATACCAATTCAGAGCTGGTTTGATGATCGTTCAGATAAAGAATTGCTTTTACTGATTCCATTTTTGGAGAGCTTAGTCGGGGTTGAAGATGTGAGGCCACTGATTGTTAAGAAATACAATCTTCGAGGCAAAATTGCTGCGGCTGCTTATCCTTCTTTAAATTCAAATAGAGGAGATCCCTTGGAAAGGTGA
- the LOC110638144 gene encoding uncharacterized protein LOC110638144 isoform X2 gives MQTKKRIAGRTTSRELISSRISRTQKKAPDNVQANQKKVTEIITSSARKQKCGSLQKKNEEPVAATKLNTTYSSGHNETSNAASLCDHEGCNEEPCIFSPAFRVSKIAGGEIANGVNFITLFRSGDQKLHQEGRTCYSEVDMQDCHVTQNNLESTSGDDEKETCPNYIGDDPNTSSTMFSVDTNTVNSPSNVDSEGAGLSSEVSAIYLAMKNSKLECVDEYDQDCMSTKEDDDYEEYDDFDPYLFIKNLPELSSVVPTFRPMLLPKQTRSCPPITLVLDLDETLVHSTLELCDDADFTFPVNFNLQEHTVYVRCRPYLKDFMEKVSTLFEIIIFTASQSIYAEQLLNVLDPKRKIFRHRVYRESCVFVEGNYLKDLSVLGRDLAHVVIIDNSPQAFGFQVDNGIPIQSWFDDRSDKELLLLIPFLESLVGVEDVRPLIVKKYNLRGKIAAAAYPSLNSNRGDPLER, from the exons ATGCAAACCAAGAAAAGAATTGCTGGAAGGACTACTTCAAGAGAACTCATCAGTTCCAGGATTTCAAGAACTCAGAAGAAAGCTCCTGATAATGTACAAGCTAACCAAAAGAAAGTCACTGAGATAATTACATCTTCAGCTAGAAAGCAGAAATGTG GTAGTCTTCAAAAGAAAAATGAGGAGCCTGTTGCTGCTACAAAATTGAATACTACATACAGCTCAGGGCATAATGAGACATCTAATGCTGCGTCTTTGTGTGATCATGAG GGTTGTAATGAGGAACCTTGTATATTCTCTCCTGCTTTTCGCGTATCTAAAATTGCTGGAGGGGAAATTGCCAATGGAG TCAATTTCATTACATTGTTTCGAAGTGGGGACCAGAAATTACACCAGGAGGGTAGAACATGCTACTCAGAAGTTGATATGCAGGATTGCCATGTTACTCAAAACAATTTAGAATCTACTTCAGGAGACGATGAAAAGGAGACATGCCCTAATTACATAGGAGATGATCCAAACACATCATCCACAATGTTTTCTGTAGATACAAATACTGTGAATTCTCCTTCTAATGTAGATTCAGAAGGAGCTGGCCTTTCGTCTGAAGTGTCAGCTATATATCTTGCTATGAAGAACTCAAAATTGGAATGTGTTGATGAGTATGATCAAGATTGCATGTCAACTAAGGAGGATGATGATTATGAGGAATATGATGATTTTGATCCATACTTATTCATAAAGAACTTGCCTGAGTTGTCATCAGTTGTTCCCACATTTCGGCCAATGCTGCTACCTAAACAAACACGAAGTTGCCCTCCTATTACTCTTGTTTTGGACTTGGATG AGACTTTGGTGCACTCCACACTAGAACTTTGTGATGATGCAGACTTCACATTTCCTGTGAACTTTAACCTTCAGGAGCATACAGTCTATGTTCGATGTCGTCCTTACCTCAAAGATTTTATGGAGAAAGTTTCCACACTTTTTGAGATCATTATATTTACAGCTAGTCAAAGTATTTATGCAGAGCAGCTTCTAAATGTGCTTGATCCAAAGAGGAAGATATTCCGCCATCGTGTTTACCGTGAATCTTGTGTTTTTGTGGAGGGGAATTACCTCAAGGATTTGTCAGTTCTTGGCCGCGATTTGGCACATGTTGTTATAATTGACAATTCTCCTCAG gCATTTGGGTTCCAAGTGGACAATGGTATACCAATTCAGAGCTGGTTTGATGATCGTTCAGATAAAGAATTGCTTTTACTGATTCCATTTTTGGAGAGCTTAGTCGGGGTTGAAGATGTGAGGCCACTGATTGTTAAGAAATACAATCTTCGAGGCAAAATTGCTGCGGCTGCTTATCCTTCTTTAAATTCAAATAGAGGAGATCCCTTGGAAAGGTGA
- the LOC110638143 gene encoding meiosis-specific protein ASY1 isoform X2: protein MVVAQKVKEAEITEQDSLLLTRNLLRIAIFNISYIRGLFPEKYFNDKSVPALEMKIKKLMPMDAESRRLIDWMEKGVYDALQNKYLKTLLFSVCEAIEGPMIEEYAFSFSYSNSDSQDVSMNINRTGNKKQGGTFKCNSTAEITPNQMRSSACKMIRTLVQLMRTLDRMPEERTILMKLLYYDDVTPADYEPPFFRSCAEEEANNPWTKSPLKMEVGNVNSKHFVLALKVKSVLDPCDDENDDMEEDEVSLGADSLQKDDSFESDSEVNQSQENRYVVAPVEKGRAEEDNDMVHEDDTQDPEEDEQQLARVKEWITIHHLDTVGLNDVLSNFPDISVVLTEEIMDKLVKEGVLSKTGTDTYTKDKQKKSDFEFNVVKEETDGPAIPIGNKAPRIDDQMYIRALYHALPLKYVTVAKLQSKLDGEANPTIVRKLIEKMTRDGYLEAKSSRRLGKRVIHSSQTEKKLMEVKKALDNDVMDVDNNQQIIKSNHLELQKIGSDYRDNSTCGVLHSIGSDLTRMRVISDINHNGSIKSEQTISRTKDLGNTPTSRAENAQPVASRESFAPGNESGRANRTTNYCDEADTVICSRSTQDKRTRKTSTVKEPIIQFMKRQRSQAV, encoded by the exons ATG GTTGTAGCACAGAAGGTTAAGGAAGCGGAGATCACCGAGCAGGACTCTCTTCTTCTG ACAAGGAACCTGCTTCGTATTGCCATATTCAATATTAGTTACATCAGAGGCCTCTTTCCAGAGAAGTATTTCAATGATAAGTCTGTTCCCGCTTTAG AGATGAAGATCAAGAAGTTGATGCCTATGGATGCAGAGTCTCGTAGACTGATTGACTGGATGGAGAAAG GTGTCTACGATGCATTACAGAATAAATACTTGAAGACGCTTTTGTTCTCCGTATGTGAGGCAATAGAAGGCCCAATGATTGAGGAATACGCAT TTTCTTTCAGTTATTCTAATTCTGATAGTCAAGATGTTTCAATGAATATCAATCGCACTGGAAACAAGAAACAGGGAGGCACTTTCAAATGTAACTCCACAGCAGAGATTACTCCCAATCAGATGAG GAGTTCCGCATGTAAAATGATCCGTACCCTGGTTCAGCTGATGAGAACGCTGGATAGGATGCCTGAAGAG cGCACAATACTGATGAAACTACTCTACTATGATGATGTAACG CCAGCAGATTATGAGCCTCCGTTCTTTAGGAGTTGCGCAGAAGAGGAGGCTAATAACCCTTGGACTAAAAGCCCTCTCAAAATGGAGGTTGGGAATGTCAACAGCAAGCATTTTGTGCTTGCTCTCAAG GTAAAGAGTGTACTCGATccttgtgatgatgaaaatgatgatatggaagaagatgaagtgagcTTGGGAGCTGATTCTCTACAGAAGGACGATTCTTTTGAATCTGACAGTGAG GTTAACCAATCTCAAGAAAATCGATATGTAGTTGCGCCAGTGG AAAAGGGACGAGCAGAGGAAGACAATGACATGGTTCATGAAG ATGATACTCAGGATCCAGAGGAGGATGAACAGCAATTGGCTAGGGTGAAGGAATGGATCACTATTCATCACCTTGATACTGTTGGGCTTAATGACGTTCTTTCCAATTTCCCTGATATCTCAGTA GTTTTGACTGAAG AAATTATGGACAAGCTTGTAAAAGAAGGTGTTTTATCAAAAACTGGAACAGATACCTACACCAAAGACAAGCAAAAG AAATCCGATTTTGAGTTCAATGTGGTGAAAGAGGAAACGGATGGCCCAGCAATTCCAATTGGTAACAAAGCTCCCCGGATCGATGATCAGATGTACATAAGG GCTTTATATCATGCTCTTCCTCTGAAATATGTGACAGTCGCAAAGCTTCAGAGCAAGCTAGATGGAGAGGCCAATCCGACGATTGTCCGCAAACTAATTGAGAAAATGACTCGAGATGGTTACCTTGAGGCTAAAAGCAGCCGTAGGCTGG GCAAGCGCGTTATTCATTCAAGTCAAACTGAGAAAAAGCTTATGGAAGTAAAGAAAGCCTTGGACAACGATGTTATG GATGTTGATAACAATCAACAAATTATCAAGTCCAACCATTTAGAATTACAGAAAATAG GGAGTGACTATAGGGATAACTCAACATGTGGTGTCCTCCATTCGATAGGATCAGATCTTACACGCATGAGGGTTATATCCGACATTAATCATAATGGATCAATCAAGAGTGAGCAGACTATCTCAAGGACAAAGGACCTTGGCAACACTCCCACAAGCAGAGCTGAG AATGCACAGCCAGTAGCTTCAAGAGAGAGTTTCGCTCCAGGAAATGAGAGTGGAAGAGCAAATCGAACAACAAATTACTGTGATGAGGCAGACACAGTCATCTGCAGCAGATCGACTCAAGACAAAAGGACCAGGAAAACAAGCACG GTTAAGGAGCCAATTATTCAATTCATGAAGCGCCAGAGATCTCAAGCCGTTTGA
- the LOC110638143 gene encoding meiosis-specific protein ASY1 isoform X4, which translates to MVVAQKVKEAEITEQDSLLLTRNLLRIAIFNISYIRGLFPEKYFNDKSVPALEMKIKKLMPMDAESRRLIDWMEKGVYDALQNKYLKTLLFSVCEAIEGPMIEEYAFSFSYSNSDSQDVSMNINRTGNKKQGGTFKCNSTAEITPNQMRSSACKMIRTLVQLMRTLDRMPEERTILMKLLYYDDVTPADYEPPFFRSCAEEEANNPWTKSPLKMEVGNVNSKHFVLALKVKSVLDPCDDENDDMEEDEVSLGADSLQKDDSFESDSEVNQSQENRYVVAPVEKGRAEEDNDMVHEDDTQDPEEDEQQLARVKEWITIHHLDTVGLNDVLSNFPDISVVLTEEIMDKLVKEGVLSKTGTDTYTKDKQKKSDFEFNVVKEETDGPAIPIGNKAPRIDDQMYIRALYHALPLKYVTVAKLQSKLDGEANPTIVRKLIEKMTRDGYLEAKSSRRLGKRVIHSSQTEKKLMEVKKALDNDVMDVDNNQQIIKSNHLELQKIGSDYRDNSTCGVLHSIGSDLTRMRVISDINHNGSIKSEQTISRTKDLGNTPTSRAENAQPVASRESFAPGNESGRANRTTNYCDEADTVICSRSTQDKRTRKTSTVSRFFANMSFSDATYRSEPITLSHKSLKGIWKVIYIYIYTKVKGVIRMTSWIIMIDVDLSVFIHKSKMKIIIEGGIMSYFISIR; encoded by the exons ATG GTTGTAGCACAGAAGGTTAAGGAAGCGGAGATCACCGAGCAGGACTCTCTTCTTCTG ACAAGGAACCTGCTTCGTATTGCCATATTCAATATTAGTTACATCAGAGGCCTCTTTCCAGAGAAGTATTTCAATGATAAGTCTGTTCCCGCTTTAG AGATGAAGATCAAGAAGTTGATGCCTATGGATGCAGAGTCTCGTAGACTGATTGACTGGATGGAGAAAG GTGTCTACGATGCATTACAGAATAAATACTTGAAGACGCTTTTGTTCTCCGTATGTGAGGCAATAGAAGGCCCAATGATTGAGGAATACGCAT TTTCTTTCAGTTATTCTAATTCTGATAGTCAAGATGTTTCAATGAATATCAATCGCACTGGAAACAAGAAACAGGGAGGCACTTTCAAATGTAACTCCACAGCAGAGATTACTCCCAATCAGATGAG GAGTTCCGCATGTAAAATGATCCGTACCCTGGTTCAGCTGATGAGAACGCTGGATAGGATGCCTGAAGAG cGCACAATACTGATGAAACTACTCTACTATGATGATGTAACG CCAGCAGATTATGAGCCTCCGTTCTTTAGGAGTTGCGCAGAAGAGGAGGCTAATAACCCTTGGACTAAAAGCCCTCTCAAAATGGAGGTTGGGAATGTCAACAGCAAGCATTTTGTGCTTGCTCTCAAG GTAAAGAGTGTACTCGATccttgtgatgatgaaaatgatgatatggaagaagatgaagtgagcTTGGGAGCTGATTCTCTACAGAAGGACGATTCTTTTGAATCTGACAGTGAG GTTAACCAATCTCAAGAAAATCGATATGTAGTTGCGCCAGTGG AAAAGGGACGAGCAGAGGAAGACAATGACATGGTTCATGAAG ATGATACTCAGGATCCAGAGGAGGATGAACAGCAATTGGCTAGGGTGAAGGAATGGATCACTATTCATCACCTTGATACTGTTGGGCTTAATGACGTTCTTTCCAATTTCCCTGATATCTCAGTA GTTTTGACTGAAG AAATTATGGACAAGCTTGTAAAAGAAGGTGTTTTATCAAAAACTGGAACAGATACCTACACCAAAGACAAGCAAAAG AAATCCGATTTTGAGTTCAATGTGGTGAAAGAGGAAACGGATGGCCCAGCAATTCCAATTGGTAACAAAGCTCCCCGGATCGATGATCAGATGTACATAAGG GCTTTATATCATGCTCTTCCTCTGAAATATGTGACAGTCGCAAAGCTTCAGAGCAAGCTAGATGGAGAGGCCAATCCGACGATTGTCCGCAAACTAATTGAGAAAATGACTCGAGATGGTTACCTTGAGGCTAAAAGCAGCCGTAGGCTGG GCAAGCGCGTTATTCATTCAAGTCAAACTGAGAAAAAGCTTATGGAAGTAAAGAAAGCCTTGGACAACGATGTTATG GATGTTGATAACAATCAACAAATTATCAAGTCCAACCATTTAGAATTACAGAAAATAG GGAGTGACTATAGGGATAACTCAACATGTGGTGTCCTCCATTCGATAGGATCAGATCTTACACGCATGAGGGTTATATCCGACATTAATCATAATGGATCAATCAAGAGTGAGCAGACTATCTCAAGGACAAAGGACCTTGGCAACACTCCCACAAGCAGAGCTGAG AATGCACAGCCAGTAGCTTCAAGAGAGAGTTTCGCTCCAGGAAATGAGAGTGGAAGAGCAAATCGAACAACAAATTACTGTGATGAGGCAGACACAGTCATCTGCAGCAGATCGACTCAAGACAAAAGGACCAGGAAAACAAGCACG GTATCACGGTTCTTCGCAAATATGTCTTTTTCGGATGCCACCTATAGGAGCGAGCCAATAACCTTGTCTCACAAAAGTTTGAAAGGGATATggaaagttatatatatatatatatatacaaaggtgAAAGGTGTAATAAGGATGACTTCTTGGATCATCATGATTGATGTTGACCTCTCCGTCTTTATACACAAATCCAAGATGAAGATAATAATTGAAGGGGGAATCATGAgctattttatttcaataaggTAA
- the LOC110638143 gene encoding meiosis-specific protein ASY1 isoform X1, with protein sequence MVVAQKVKEAEITEQDSLLLTRNLLRIAIFNISYIRGLFPEKYFNDKSVPALEMKIKKLMPMDAESRRLIDWMEKGVYDALQNKYLKTLLFSVCEAIEGPMIEEYAFSFSYSNSDSQDVSMNINRTGNKKQGGTFKCNSTAEITPNQMRSSACKMIRTLVQLMRTLDRMPEERTILMKLLYYDDVTPADYEPPFFRSCAEEEANNPWTKSPLKMEVGNVNSKHFVLALKVKSVLDPCDDENDDMEEDEVSLGADSLQKDDSFESDSEVNQSQENRYVVAPVDDTQDPEEDEQQLARVKEWITIHHLDTVGLNDVLSNFPDISVVLTEEIMDKLVKEGVLSKTGTDTYTKDKQKKSDFEFNVVKEETDGPAIPIGNKAPRIDDQMYIRALYHALPLKYVTVAKLQSKLDGEANPTIVRKLIEKMTRDGYLEAKSSRRLGKRVIHSSQTEKKLMEVKKALDNDVMDVDNNQQIIKSNHLELQKIGSDYRDNSTCGVLHSIGSDLTRMRVISDINHNGSIKSEQTISRTKDLGNTPTSRAENAQPVASRESFAPGNESGRANRTTNYCDEADTVICSRSTQDKRTRKTSTVSRFFANMSFSDATYRSEPITLSHKSLKGIWKVIYIYIYTKVKGVIRMTSWIIMIDVDLSVFIHKSKMKIIIEGGIMSYFISIR encoded by the exons ATG GTTGTAGCACAGAAGGTTAAGGAAGCGGAGATCACCGAGCAGGACTCTCTTCTTCTG ACAAGGAACCTGCTTCGTATTGCCATATTCAATATTAGTTACATCAGAGGCCTCTTTCCAGAGAAGTATTTCAATGATAAGTCTGTTCCCGCTTTAG AGATGAAGATCAAGAAGTTGATGCCTATGGATGCAGAGTCTCGTAGACTGATTGACTGGATGGAGAAAG GTGTCTACGATGCATTACAGAATAAATACTTGAAGACGCTTTTGTTCTCCGTATGTGAGGCAATAGAAGGCCCAATGATTGAGGAATACGCAT TTTCTTTCAGTTATTCTAATTCTGATAGTCAAGATGTTTCAATGAATATCAATCGCACTGGAAACAAGAAACAGGGAGGCACTTTCAAATGTAACTCCACAGCAGAGATTACTCCCAATCAGATGAG GAGTTCCGCATGTAAAATGATCCGTACCCTGGTTCAGCTGATGAGAACGCTGGATAGGATGCCTGAAGAG cGCACAATACTGATGAAACTACTCTACTATGATGATGTAACG CCAGCAGATTATGAGCCTCCGTTCTTTAGGAGTTGCGCAGAAGAGGAGGCTAATAACCCTTGGACTAAAAGCCCTCTCAAAATGGAGGTTGGGAATGTCAACAGCAAGCATTTTGTGCTTGCTCTCAAG GTAAAGAGTGTACTCGATccttgtgatgatgaaaatgatgatatggaagaagatgaagtgagcTTGGGAGCTGATTCTCTACAGAAGGACGATTCTTTTGAATCTGACAGTGAG GTTAACCAATCTCAAGAAAATCGATATGTAGTTGCGCCAGTGG ATGATACTCAGGATCCAGAGGAGGATGAACAGCAATTGGCTAGGGTGAAGGAATGGATCACTATTCATCACCTTGATACTGTTGGGCTTAATGACGTTCTTTCCAATTTCCCTGATATCTCAGTA GTTTTGACTGAAG AAATTATGGACAAGCTTGTAAAAGAAGGTGTTTTATCAAAAACTGGAACAGATACCTACACCAAAGACAAGCAAAAG AAATCCGATTTTGAGTTCAATGTGGTGAAAGAGGAAACGGATGGCCCAGCAATTCCAATTGGTAACAAAGCTCCCCGGATCGATGATCAGATGTACATAAGG GCTTTATATCATGCTCTTCCTCTGAAATATGTGACAGTCGCAAAGCTTCAGAGCAAGCTAGATGGAGAGGCCAATCCGACGATTGTCCGCAAACTAATTGAGAAAATGACTCGAGATGGTTACCTTGAGGCTAAAAGCAGCCGTAGGCTGG GCAAGCGCGTTATTCATTCAAGTCAAACTGAGAAAAAGCTTATGGAAGTAAAGAAAGCCTTGGACAACGATGTTATG GATGTTGATAACAATCAACAAATTATCAAGTCCAACCATTTAGAATTACAGAAAATAG GGAGTGACTATAGGGATAACTCAACATGTGGTGTCCTCCATTCGATAGGATCAGATCTTACACGCATGAGGGTTATATCCGACATTAATCATAATGGATCAATCAAGAGTGAGCAGACTATCTCAAGGACAAAGGACCTTGGCAACACTCCCACAAGCAGAGCTGAG AATGCACAGCCAGTAGCTTCAAGAGAGAGTTTCGCTCCAGGAAATGAGAGTGGAAGAGCAAATCGAACAACAAATTACTGTGATGAGGCAGACACAGTCATCTGCAGCAGATCGACTCAAGACAAAAGGACCAGGAAAACAAGCACG GTATCACGGTTCTTCGCAAATATGTCTTTTTCGGATGCCACCTATAGGAGCGAGCCAATAACCTTGTCTCACAAAAGTTTGAAAGGGATATggaaagttatatatatatatatatatacaaaggtgAAAGGTGTAATAAGGATGACTTCTTGGATCATCATGATTGATGTTGACCTCTCCGTCTTTATACACAAATCCAAGATGAAGATAATAATTGAAGGGGGAATCATGAgctattttatttcaataaggTAA
- the LOC110638143 gene encoding meiosis-specific protein ASY1 isoform X3, which translates to MVVAQKVKEAEITEQDSLLLTRNLLRIAIFNISYIRGLFPEKYFNDKSVPALEMKIKKLMPMDAESRRLIDWMEKGVYDALQNKYLKTLLFSVCEAIEGPMIEEYAFSFSYSNSDSQDVSMNINRTGNKKQGGTFKCNSTAEITPNQMRSSACKMIRTLVQLMRTLDRMPEERTILMKLLYYDDVTPADYEPPFFRSCAEEEANNPWTKSPLKMEVGNVNSKHFVLALKVKSVLDPCDDENDDMEEDEVSLGADSLQKDDSFESDSEVNQSQENRYVVAPVEKGRAEEDNDMVHEDDTQDPEEDEQQLARVKEWITIHHLDTVGLNDVLSNFPDISVVLTEEIMDKLVKEGVLSKTGTDTYTKDKQKKSDFEFNVVKEETDGPAIPIGNKAPRIDDQMYIRALYHALPLKYVTVAKLQSKLDGEANPTIVRKLIEKMTRDGYLEAKSSRRLGKRVIHSSQTEKKLMEVKKALDNDVMDVDNNQQIIKSNHLELQKIGSDYRDNSTCGVLHSIGSDLTRMRVISDINHNGSIKSEQTISRTKDLGNTPTSRAENAQPVASRESFAPGNESGRANRTTNYCDEADTVICSRSTQDKRTRKTSTNFH; encoded by the exons ATG GTTGTAGCACAGAAGGTTAAGGAAGCGGAGATCACCGAGCAGGACTCTCTTCTTCTG ACAAGGAACCTGCTTCGTATTGCCATATTCAATATTAGTTACATCAGAGGCCTCTTTCCAGAGAAGTATTTCAATGATAAGTCTGTTCCCGCTTTAG AGATGAAGATCAAGAAGTTGATGCCTATGGATGCAGAGTCTCGTAGACTGATTGACTGGATGGAGAAAG GTGTCTACGATGCATTACAGAATAAATACTTGAAGACGCTTTTGTTCTCCGTATGTGAGGCAATAGAAGGCCCAATGATTGAGGAATACGCAT TTTCTTTCAGTTATTCTAATTCTGATAGTCAAGATGTTTCAATGAATATCAATCGCACTGGAAACAAGAAACAGGGAGGCACTTTCAAATGTAACTCCACAGCAGAGATTACTCCCAATCAGATGAG GAGTTCCGCATGTAAAATGATCCGTACCCTGGTTCAGCTGATGAGAACGCTGGATAGGATGCCTGAAGAG cGCACAATACTGATGAAACTACTCTACTATGATGATGTAACG CCAGCAGATTATGAGCCTCCGTTCTTTAGGAGTTGCGCAGAAGAGGAGGCTAATAACCCTTGGACTAAAAGCCCTCTCAAAATGGAGGTTGGGAATGTCAACAGCAAGCATTTTGTGCTTGCTCTCAAG GTAAAGAGTGTACTCGATccttgtgatgatgaaaatgatgatatggaagaagatgaagtgagcTTGGGAGCTGATTCTCTACAGAAGGACGATTCTTTTGAATCTGACAGTGAG GTTAACCAATCTCAAGAAAATCGATATGTAGTTGCGCCAGTGG AAAAGGGACGAGCAGAGGAAGACAATGACATGGTTCATGAAG ATGATACTCAGGATCCAGAGGAGGATGAACAGCAATTGGCTAGGGTGAAGGAATGGATCACTATTCATCACCTTGATACTGTTGGGCTTAATGACGTTCTTTCCAATTTCCCTGATATCTCAGTA GTTTTGACTGAAG AAATTATGGACAAGCTTGTAAAAGAAGGTGTTTTATCAAAAACTGGAACAGATACCTACACCAAAGACAAGCAAAAG AAATCCGATTTTGAGTTCAATGTGGTGAAAGAGGAAACGGATGGCCCAGCAATTCCAATTGGTAACAAAGCTCCCCGGATCGATGATCAGATGTACATAAGG GCTTTATATCATGCTCTTCCTCTGAAATATGTGACAGTCGCAAAGCTTCAGAGCAAGCTAGATGGAGAGGCCAATCCGACGATTGTCCGCAAACTAATTGAGAAAATGACTCGAGATGGTTACCTTGAGGCTAAAAGCAGCCGTAGGCTGG GCAAGCGCGTTATTCATTCAAGTCAAACTGAGAAAAAGCTTATGGAAGTAAAGAAAGCCTTGGACAACGATGTTATG GATGTTGATAACAATCAACAAATTATCAAGTCCAACCATTTAGAATTACAGAAAATAG GGAGTGACTATAGGGATAACTCAACATGTGGTGTCCTCCATTCGATAGGATCAGATCTTACACGCATGAGGGTTATATCCGACATTAATCATAATGGATCAATCAAGAGTGAGCAGACTATCTCAAGGACAAAGGACCTTGGCAACACTCCCACAAGCAGAGCTGAG AATGCACAGCCAGTAGCTTCAAGAGAGAGTTTCGCTCCAGGAAATGAGAGTGGAAGAGCAAATCGAACAACAAATTACTGTGATGAGGCAGACACAGTCATCTGCAGCAGATCGACTCAAGACAAAAGGACCAGGAAAACAAGCACG AATTTCCACTGA